The following are encoded together in the Clostridium sp. BJN0013 genome:
- a CDS encoding PadR family transcriptional regulator → MQVSLGHHRKISYGVIYPLLEKLEKEGFLEITNVESDKKNKKIATITEKGKKRFFELMKMPVPKGAHNADIYLIKLDVMQHLALDEQIQLLDQFYQEQKDIMEDTQNALQKLAEKDSKDHWYASKKLELRLQQATVAIEWIEKLKHELKKEW, encoded by the coding sequence TTGCAAGTTTCTTTAGGACATCATCGAAAAATCAGCTATGGAGTGATTTATCCCCTACTTGAAAAATTAGAGAAGGAAGGTTTTTTAGAAATAACCAATGTAGAATCAGACAAAAAAAATAAGAAAATTGCCACTATTACAGAAAAAGGAAAGAAACGTTTTTTTGAACTAATGAAAATGCCTGTTCCTAAGGGTGCTCACAATGCGGATATATATTTAATAAAGCTTGATGTGATGCAGCATCTTGCTCTAGATGAACAAATACAATTATTAGATCAATTCTATCAGGAACAAAAAGACATCATGGAAGATACACAAAATGCACTTCAAAAATTAGCTGAAAAAGATTCAAAAGATCACTGGTACGCAAGTAAGAAGTTGGAGTTACGACTACAACAAGCCACTGTGGCAATTGAATGGATTGAAAAGCTTAAACATGAATTGAAGAAAGAATGGTGA
- a CDS encoding SDR family oxidoreductase, giving the protein MKTAIVTGASSGIGFEISKRLLKMDYKVYGFGRDFSKVDFFNSNFIQEVCDITDINALVKIIEKIKKENQVCLLVNNAGVGYFGPHEELNPKKIHLMVSTNLEIPMVLCNVLLRDLKKNKGMIINISSVTAKYVSTYGCAYAATKAGLTHFSESLFSEIRKTGVKVLSVHPDMTKSNFYRNANFSEDDSDTDFYIDSEVIADTVRSILMQGSNIAVTDITIRPQKHRIRRK; this is encoded by the coding sequence ATGAAAACTGCAATTGTAACAGGGGCTTCTTCGGGAATAGGGTTTGAAATTTCAAAAAGGCTTCTTAAAATGGATTATAAAGTATATGGCTTTGGAAGAGATTTTTCTAAAGTAGATTTTTTTAATTCCAATTTTATTCAGGAAGTTTGCGATATTACAGATATAAATGCACTTGTAAAAATTATAGAGAAAATTAAAAAAGAAAACCAGGTATGTTTACTGGTGAACAATGCAGGGGTGGGATATTTTGGCCCTCATGAAGAATTAAATCCTAAAAAAATACACTTGATGGTTTCAACCAATCTGGAGATACCTATGGTGCTTTGCAATGTGCTTTTAAGAGATTTAAAGAAAAACAAGGGCATGATTATAAATATATCTTCAGTTACTGCAAAATATGTAAGTACCTATGGTTGTGCTTATGCTGCTACAAAGGCAGGGTTAACCCACTTCTCAGAAAGTCTTTTTTCAGAAATCAGAAAAACCGGAGTTAAGGTACTTTCTGTTCATCCTGATATGACAAAGAGTAATTTTTATAGAAATGCAAATTTTAGTGAAGATGATAGTGACACTGATTTCTATATAGATAGTGAAGTTATAGCAGATACAGTAAGATCAATATTGATGCAAGGCTCCAATATAGCTGTAACAGATATTACCATAAGACCTCAAAAACATAGAATAAGAAGAAAATAA
- a CDS encoding MutS family DNA mismatch repair protein, whose product MISALKEYKKRKIKYNLLLEKQEKYIGNLSNLRFAIFVLGLMILIRMYILKRHFIFDFIVLVMIILFCYLTYLHKKIESKKNYLNILYEVNKTSIKRLEGEWKTFQDIGEDFIDENHNYSYDLDVFGKGSLFQWINTAHTHIGRQKLKQILTEKPQNKQNIYDRQSAVIELGQKIYFRQRFEAEGKVICNDKQNPQELFLWIKQRSNYILKNQVTWALRILSVITTITSLTLLVKILYYVLSVFFGTYKSAPRVFYIIPYYIPIFLILVQCIILRVKKEDRMKNLTIAEKHNCSIKAYKNMLTHIEKHKFKSKYIINLCKELYNNGQNASKQIDVFSKICESIANRRNMLYFILNPILMIEYHWTISIEKWKIQSGNNFEKWINIIAELEALCSIAVIKYDNPNWSMPKIIDGPSKIIAKNMGHPLLGEKRVCNNLKLEETYPVMLITGSNMSGKSTFMRTIEINIVLAYAGAPVCAEQFYCTIMEMYSCMRINDNLEQSISSFYAEILKIKNIVEASKEGKKVLFLLDEIFKGTNSRDRHIGAITLVNQLSRTGNLGVISTHDLELGEMAKHKDSKIKNYHFSEYYRKNKIYFDYKLKDGISSTRNAVYLMKLAGIKIEEINEDE is encoded by the coding sequence ATGATATCAGCACTAAAGGAATATAAAAAGAGAAAAATTAAATATAATCTATTGCTCGAAAAGCAAGAAAAATATATAGGTAATTTGAGTAATTTAAGATTTGCTATTTTTGTACTAGGACTTATGATTTTGATAAGAATGTATATATTAAAAAGACATTTTATATTCGATTTTATAGTTTTAGTCATGATTATTTTGTTTTGTTATCTAACTTATTTACATAAAAAGATAGAAAGTAAAAAGAACTATTTGAATATATTATACGAAGTAAATAAAACTTCAATAAAACGATTGGAGGGAGAATGGAAAACTTTTCAGGATATTGGTGAAGATTTTATAGATGAAAATCATAATTATTCATATGATCTTGATGTTTTTGGGAAAGGTTCCTTATTCCAATGGATAAATACAGCCCATACTCACATTGGAAGACAAAAATTGAAGCAAATATTGACAGAAAAACCTCAAAATAAACAGAATATATATGATAGACAATCTGCGGTTATAGAACTTGGACAGAAAATATATTTCAGGCAGAGGTTTGAAGCAGAAGGAAAAGTAATTTGCAATGACAAACAAAATCCCCAAGAGCTTTTTTTATGGATAAAACAAAGAAGTAATTATATATTAAAAAATCAAGTAACTTGGGCTTTAAGAATTTTGTCAGTGATAACTACAATAACCAGTTTAACATTACTGGTCAAAATACTTTATTATGTATTATCTGTTTTCTTTGGTACTTACAAGAGTGCACCAAGAGTATTTTATATAATTCCTTATTATATTCCTATTTTTTTGATTTTGGTTCAATGTATTATTTTAAGGGTAAAAAAAGAAGATAGAATGAAAAATTTAACTATTGCTGAGAAACACAATTGTAGCATAAAAGCATATAAAAATATGCTTACACATATAGAAAAACATAAGTTTAAATCAAAGTATATTATAAATTTATGTAAAGAACTTTATAATAATGGTCAAAATGCATCTAAACAGATAGATGTTTTTTCTAAAATTTGTGAATCTATAGCCAATAGACGTAATATGTTATATTTCATTTTGAATCCTATTCTTATGATAGAATATCACTGGACTATTTCTATTGAAAAATGGAAGATACAATCAGGAAATAACTTTGAAAAGTGGATTAATATAATAGCAGAATTAGAAGCCCTATGTAGCATTGCAGTTATCAAATATGATAATCCTAATTGGAGTATGCCTAAAATTATAGATGGACCATCAAAGATTATAGCGAAAAATATGGGACATCCTCTTTTAGGAGAAAAACGGGTATGTAATAATTTAAAGCTCGAAGAAACTTATCCAGTTATGCTCATAACAGGCTCTAATATGTCTGGAAAGAGCACATTTATGAGAACTATAGAAATTAATATTGTATTAGCTTATGCTGGAGCTCCCGTGTGTGCAGAGCAATTTTACTGTACTATTATGGAGATGTATAGTTGTATGAGAATAAATGACAATTTGGAACAAAGTATATCTTCTTTTTATGCAGAAATATTAAAAATTAAAAATATTGTTGAGGCTTCAAAAGAAGGGAAAAAAGTATTGTTTTTATTAGATGAAATTTTTAAAGGAACTAACTCAAGAGATAGGCATATTGGAGCTATAACTTTAGTAAATCAATTAAGCAGAACAGGAAATTTGGGGGTTATATCCACCCATGATTTAGAGTTAGGTGAAATGGCAAAGCATAAAGACTCAAAAATTAAAAACTATCATTTTTCTGAATATTATAGGAAGAATAAAATTTATTTTGATTATAAATTGAAAGATGGAATATCATCTACAAGAAATGCTGTATATTTAATGAAATTAGCTGGGATTAAAATAGAAGAAATTAATGAGGATGAGTAA
- a CDS encoding DUF5081 family protein, with protein sequence MISASELYYLNRALDGTPILGINPVETLISNDKGENSPKKSLIKKKILQSNNGLNEKSFRIISNLEKYKKAKKHVWINDLLISLDKTDFLVFLKNREKGQFIIERTSKSLMLYEIIKNYQFLWNNTKVEDSEKEIIEPNNFILNEIQDKKENQILCIQKEENKNFRVCTIYYQKDCVYKYNLLNKQLIKVNPRDIRLELANIFELEVNK encoded by the coding sequence ATGATTAGTGCAAGTGAATTATACTATCTAAATAGGGCACTAGATGGAACACCGATTTTGGGTATAAATCCCGTTGAAACTTTGATTAGTAATGATAAAGGTGAAAATTCACCAAAAAAATCATTAATTAAGAAAAAGATACTACAAAGTAATAATGGATTAAATGAAAAATCGTTTAGAATTATTAGTAACTTAGAAAAATATAAAAAGGCAAAAAAACACGTATGGATTAATGATTTATTAATATCACTAGATAAGACTGATTTTTTAGTATTTTTAAAGAACAGAGAAAAAGGACAATTTATTATTGAGAGAACAAGCAAATCTCTTATGCTGTATGAGATAATAAAAAATTATCAATTTTTATGGAATAATACAAAGGTAGAGGATAGCGAAAAAGAAATAATAGAACCTAATAATTTTATATTAAATGAAATACAAGATAAAAAAGAAAATCAGATCTTATGCATACAAAAAGAAGAAAATAAAAATTTTAGAGTATGCACTATTTATTATCAAAAAGATTGTGTATATAAATATAATTTATTAAATAAACAGTTAATCAAAGTAAATCCTAGAGATATAAGGCTAGAACTTGCAAATATATTTGAACTTGAGGTGAATAAATAA
- a CDS encoding SMI1/KNR4 family protein yields MDIKELVEKIKKLPNCIVYPSKGLPNVESKHHLPDDVKEFYELCGGITLFENQNYIANIVSPDEFILANPVIVGELCEEDITSEWYIIANDGNGDYMTIDMNPERIGKCYDSYWDRHGVVGECAVIALSFTDLVERLVENNGERWYWLREDFASMGDAYDGIETE; encoded by the coding sequence ATGGACATTAAAGAACTAGTAGAGAAAATAAAAAAACTACCTAATTGTATAGTATACCCATCAAAAGGATTACCAAATGTTGAATCAAAACACCATTTGCCTGATGATGTGAAGGAGTTTTATGAACTTTGTGGTGGAATTACATTGTTCGAAAATCAAAACTATATCGCTAATATAGTATCTCCAGATGAATTCATTCTAGCAAACCCGGTAATTGTAGGAGAACTTTGTGAAGAGGATATTACATCAGAATGGTATATAATTGCTAATGATGGAAATGGTGACTATATGACAATAGATATGAATCCTGAAAGAATTGGAAAATGCTATGATAGCTACTGGGACAGACATGGGGTAGTTGGAGAATGTGCAGTTATTGCATTATCGTTTACTGATTTGGTTGAAAGATTAGTTGAAAACAATGGTGAAAGATGGTATTGGTTAAGAGAGGATTTTGCTTCAATGGGTGATGCTTATGATGGTATCGAAACGGAATAA
- a CDS encoding ABC transporter permease has protein sequence MKTSITAETKIIKKIGILIFWILIWHVCSVFINEELLLPSPFQVLKSLVLLMGKFYFWKSVLSSVIRVIIGILLSVLIGIVLGLTAGLNKFVEELLEPLIVTVKATPVISIIIIALVWFNSSNVVIFTAILICFPIVYTNVLQGIKSIDKSLIQMANVFKVKRKYVLKDIYLPSIKNYIVSGILMCMGIGWKVSVASEVLSIPRYSIGLNLLSAKTTLETAELFAWTIVVVILSFMFEKVFKYYLQK, from the coding sequence ATGAAAACTTCTATTACAGCGGAAACAAAAATAATTAAAAAAATAGGTATATTAATATTTTGGATATTAATTTGGCATGTATGTTCTGTTTTTATAAATGAGGAACTTCTCTTGCCCTCTCCCTTTCAAGTATTAAAATCTCTTGTATTGCTTATGGGTAAATTTTATTTCTGGAAAAGTGTCTTAAGCAGCGTAATAAGGGTGATAATTGGAATTTTGCTGTCTGTGCTTATAGGCATTGTACTTGGGTTAACAGCAGGACTTAACAAATTTGTGGAAGAACTTTTGGAACCTCTTATAGTCACTGTAAAGGCAACTCCTGTCATATCCATAATTATTATAGCACTGGTGTGGTTTAACTCATCTAATGTAGTGATTTTTACAGCTATACTTATATGTTTTCCAATAGTATATACCAATGTGCTTCAGGGAATAAAAAGCATAGATAAAAGTCTTATACAAATGGCAAATGTGTTTAAAGTAAAAAGAAAATATGTGCTTAAAGATATATATTTGCCCTCCATAAAAAATTATATTGTATCAGGAATACTTATGTGTATGGGAATTGGATGGAAGGTTTCAGTGGCTTCAGAGGTGTTAAGCATTCCAAGATACTCCATAGGGTTGAATCTTTTAAGCGCCAAAACCACTTTGGAGACAGCAGAGTTATTTGCCTGGACTATTGTGGTAGTTATTTTAAGCTTTATGTTTGAGAAGGTGTTTAAATATTATTTACAAAAGTAG
- a CDS encoding MFS transporter, whose translation MVSSMTKEIKIALLMAASLFMEILDGTIVTTALPKMAQYFHTSSSTIALLVSVYLITVAIFIPLSGWMANRFGKKRIGRIYCTIDSF comes from the coding sequence ATGGTGAGCAGCATGACAAAAGAAATAAAAATAGCCTTATTAATGGCTGCTAGTCTCTTTATGGAGATCTTAGATGGAACAATTGTAACCACCGCACTACCTAAAATGGCACAATATTTTCATACAAGTTCGTCAACAATTGCTTTACTGGTCAGTGTGTATTTGATTACAGTGGCCATTTTTATCCCGTTAAGTGGATGGATGGCTAATCGATTTGGAAAAAAGAGAATTGGCCGTATTTACTGCACCATAGACAGCTTTTAA
- a CDS encoding AbrB/MazE/SpoVT family DNA-binding domain-containing protein, whose protein sequence is MITQLREKSQVTIPKEIMKKLNLKIGDSIDIDIEDNKIVIKPVVIVPKEQAWFWSEEWQQDEKQADKDINNGNTRKFNSAQELFEDLDN, encoded by the coding sequence ATGATTACTCAATTAAGAGAAAAATCACAAGTTACAATTCCAAAGGAAATTATGAAAAAGCTTAATTTAAAAATTGGGGATTCTATAGATATTGATATTGAGGATAACAAAATTGTAATTAAACCAGTAGTTATAGTTCCAAAAGAGCAGGCATGGTTTTGGAGTGAAGAATGGCAGCAGGATGAAAAACAGGCAGATAAAGATATAAATAACGGCAATACTAGAAAATTTAATTCTGCCCAGGAGTTGTTTGAAGATCTTGATAATTAA
- a CDS encoding metallophosphoesterase: MSAFRVLHLSDIHIGKTYIKSEEIAYKIVYDITHNGLCTVRSVVVTGDIFDGQVQVNEKLINEAVVFFDILLEQINLNQDEYKLTKDDFIFIPGNHDLIRVDDYELRWSKYNGFLKGFYINIPKYYNIKNYSVLRPYYEEKIVFIGFNSCQIEKKKIFDKTYLNMIDKNIKAETLKKQGIDKKQLIELLEGEVANEYDDYGKVSMAQIADIERQIRKLNGYNIVAMLHHHFYLFPEVAQKYGDSSLVRNYTAFIQHLKYMNVKTVLHGHKHFDLERPFITDDNLKEIQVFLNMTKRPIKMRSKKETYIIYN, encoded by the coding sequence ATGTCAGCTTTTAGGGTGCTGCATTTATCAGATATTCATATAGGAAAAACCTATATCAAATCTGAAGAAATAGCATATAAAATTGTTTATGACATAACCCATAATGGATTATGTACTGTTAGGAGTGTAGTTGTAACAGGGGATATTTTTGATGGGCAAGTGCAGGTTAATGAAAAATTAATTAATGAAGCTGTAGTTTTTTTTGACATCTTGCTAGAGCAAATCAATCTCAATCAAGATGAATATAAATTAACAAAAGATGATTTTATATTTATACCCGGTAATCATGATTTAATTAGAGTAGATGATTATGAATTAAGATGGAGTAAATATAATGGTTTCCTGAAAGGATTTTATATTAATATACCCAAGTATTATAATATAAAAAATTATTCGGTGTTAAGGCCCTATTATGAAGAAAAAATAGTTTTTATTGGATTTAATTCCTGTCAGATTGAGAAGAAGAAAATTTTTGACAAAACATATCTGAATATGATAGATAAAAATATTAAGGCAGAAACATTAAAAAAGCAAGGAATTGATAAAAAACAGTTAATTGAGTTGTTGGAAGGTGAAGTGGCAAACGAATATGATGATTATGGAAAAGTATCTATGGCACAGATAGCAGATATTGAGAGACAGATTAGAAAATTAAATGGGTACAATATAGTTGCCATGCTTCATCATCATTTTTATCTTTTCCCGGAAGTAGCACAAAAGTACGGAGATTCAAGTCTGGTTAGAAATTATACTGCTTTTATTCAACATTTAAAATATATGAATGTAAAAACTGTTTTACATGGACACAAACATTTCGATTTAGAGCGTCCATTTATTACAGATGATAACTTGAAAGAAATTCAGGTGTTTTTGAACATGACAAAAAGACCTATTAAAATGAGGTCAAAAAAAGAGACTTATATTATTTATAATTAA
- a CDS encoding MFS transporter: protein MWIIAVIIFTFSSLSNALAPNFSFLLLMRIVQGISGALMTPTARLIVLEKTPASQLLKMVSYLIWPELIAPTIAPVVGGFIITYWSWHWIFLINIPIGLIILGVILGFMVFKHLKKVANPIIRKLGYRGALLSSFGMVFITSIALAFIKTNTLPIWIMFLALVSGVGRSLALTAYNGLSFSEIDPKDRNSANTLNAVVSTLAQGMGISLITVVVNLFQFFFLINTAYELGFIFLGLLMLFPVIEVLFLPKNIGHATIS from the coding sequence ATTTGGATTATTGCTGTTATCATCTTTACCTTTAGCTCGTTAAGTAATGCATTAGCACCTAATTTTTCTTTCCTTTTGCTAATGAGAATTGTACAAGGAATTTCCGGTGCTTTGATGACACCTACAGCAAGGTTGATTGTATTAGAAAAGACACCGGCTTCACAGTTGTTGAAAATGGTTAGTTATCTTATTTGGCCTGAATTGATAGCACCCACAATAGCACCAGTGGTTGGTGGATTTATTATTACTTACTGGAGCTGGCATTGGATTTTCTTGATTAATATCCCAATAGGTTTAATTATTTTAGGAGTAATACTAGGCTTTATGGTTTTCAAGCACTTGAAAAAAGTAGCCAATCCAATTATTCGTAAACTAGGCTATCGCGGTGCACTATTGTCATCATTTGGAATGGTATTTATCACATCCATTGCTTTAGCATTTATTAAAACCAATACTTTGCCTATTTGGATAATGTTTCTTGCATTAGTCTCAGGTGTAGGACGCTCACTAGCCTTAACTGCTTACAATGGATTGAGTTTTTCTGAAATAGACCCTAAAGATAGAAATAGTGCAAATACTTTAAATGCTGTTGTTTCAACATTAGCTCAAGGTATGGGAATATCACTCATTACAGTGGTTGTAAATTTATTTCAATTTTTCTTTTTAATTAATACTGCCTATGAATTAGGTTTTATCTTTCTTGGTCTATTGATGCTGTTCCCAGTAATTGAAGTACTATTTCTACCTAAAAATATTGGTCATGCAACAATCAGCTAG
- a CDS encoding HNH endonuclease yields MRKYILDSDLLSKKTTAAYSMLNDMLPVLDKIEETSKEAFEEINAHDELGNVDYTSIKNNMEHIEEYMDKYKVFGAVSSGAGQNSSSGYNYNMSTVSYSSNDGFIGEYQREVDDVFYNDLVKIIKKLRDSKLQDIRIDNNVGIQGERPASIFDMNTKVSDGINKDKIGLEDLLGFGRISMAMHQEYEQIKSQIDAYNASLPKYSSENASKFLPDFISKLIFDSEIDKEKINSCDDYIKKMVTSSDFDYETNGERTASIAADFIPVFGELKMLGEIVEGKDLVSGKHYSTGEQLFGLGTLGAGSLLGKIYKGIKAGMSPEVEEAAGKLSNGTVFAMNGAGGASGIEKLTKNITKKIVGKGEEASEGVTQAEAEVAITSEARSAEQYHTFHQFELKSDFYYASDSVQFRQANKSLIERLNSDASFRKDMFRRNPELKTWLDNNPNLSNSPTGFTWHHSEETGILKLVDRTDHSTNFGIYHPTGNGGRDIWGGGKLGRTGKLDMYGNIKK; encoded by the coding sequence ATGAGAAAGTATATTTTAGATTCAGATCTTTTATCTAAGAAAACTACTGCTGCGTACTCCATGCTAAATGATATGCTTCCAGTCCTGGATAAGATAGAGGAAACTAGCAAGGAAGCATTTGAAGAGATAAACGCTCATGATGAATTAGGGAATGTAGATTATACATCAATAAAGAATAATATGGAACATATTGAAGAATACATGGATAAATATAAGGTTTTCGGAGCAGTATCTAGTGGTGCTGGACAAAATAGTAGTAGTGGATATAATTATAATATGAGTACTGTAAGTTATAGCAGCAATGATGGATTTATAGGGGAGTATCAAAGAGAAGTAGATGATGTATTCTATAATGATCTGGTTAAAATAATAAAAAAGCTAAGAGATTCGAAGCTGCAAGATATAAGAATAGATAACAATGTAGGAATACAAGGAGAAAGACCTGCATCGATATTTGATATGAATACAAAAGTATCAGATGGAATTAACAAGGATAAAATAGGCTTGGAAGACCTACTTGGCTTTGGAAGAATATCAATGGCTATGCATCAAGAGTATGAACAGATAAAATCTCAAATAGATGCCTATAATGCAAGTTTGCCAAAATATAGTTCAGAAAATGCTTCAAAATTCCTGCCAGATTTTATTAGTAAGCTTATATTTGATTCGGAAATAGATAAGGAAAAAATAAATAGTTGTGATGATTACATAAAAAAAATGGTAACTTCATCAGACTTTGATTACGAAACGAATGGTGAAAGAACAGCATCTATTGCAGCAGATTTCATACCAGTATTTGGTGAACTTAAAATGTTAGGTGAAATAGTTGAAGGAAAGGATTTAGTATCAGGAAAGCACTATAGTACAGGAGAACAGTTGTTTGGACTAGGCACGCTGGGTGCAGGAAGTCTACTAGGAAAGATATACAAGGGAATAAAAGCAGGAATGTCACCAGAAGTAGAAGAGGCAGCAGGCAAATTAAGTAACGGAACTGTATTTGCAATGAATGGTGCTGGTGGAGCTAGTGGAATTGAAAAACTGACTAAGAATATAACTAAAAAGATTGTTGGTAAGGGAGAAGAGGCATCTGAGGGGGTAACACAAGCTGAGGCAGAAGTTGCTATTACATCTGAGGCTAGGAGTGCAGAACAGTATCATACATTCCACCAATTTGAGTTAAAAAGTGATTTTTACTATGCTAGTGACTCAGTTCAATTCAGACAAGCTAACAAGTCACTTATAGAAAGGCTTAATAGTGATGCTAGTTTTAGAAAAGATATGTTTAGGAGAAATCCAGAGTTAAAAACATGGTTGGATAATAACCCTAATTTATCTAACAGTCCAACAGGGTTCACTTGGCATCACTCCGAGGAAACTGGTATTTTGAAATTAGTTGATAGAACTGACCATAGTACCAATTTCGGAATATATCATCCGACTGGAAATGGAGGAAGAGATATATGGGGAGGAGGAAAGCTTGGGAGAACAGGTAAGTTGGATATGTACGGAAATATTAAAAAGTAA
- a CDS encoding ABC transporter substrate-binding protein, whose amino-acid sequence MKRKIGIIGMMLIFVISVLFVTGCSNGTDSSEESTKIKIAALKGPTGMGMAKLMENKNSYDITVYDSPDEIVSKIVNGQLDAAAVPSNLASVLYNKTKGQIQLVGINTLGILYIVENGSTVKDIKDLKDKTIYSSGKGSVPEFALNYILKENGLTAGKDVIVDYKMNHSDLAAAVASKKVNLAVLPEPFVTTAKMKDNELQVPIDLTKEWDKVSQGKGKLIMGTLIFRKSFIDSRSNDVDAFLKEYKESVDFVNNNKVEASKLIEKYGVIPKAKVAEEAIPKCNIVFISAKEGKDDLQKFYEVLNENDPKSIGGTIPDENFYYSGNKNN is encoded by the coding sequence ATGAAAAGAAAAATAGGTATTATTGGAATGATGTTGATATTTGTCATTTCTGTTTTATTTGTTACTGGTTGTTCCAATGGAACTGATAGCTCTGAAGAATCCACTAAAATTAAAATAGCGGCATTAAAGGGGCCTACCGGCATGGGTATGGCAAAGCTTATGGAGAATAAAAATAGCTATGATATTACTGTATACGATTCCCCGGATGAGATAGTATCTAAAATCGTAAATGGACAATTAGATGCTGCTGCTGTGCCTTCTAATCTGGCATCTGTATTATACAATAAGACAAAAGGACAGATTCAATTGGTAGGTATAAATACACTGGGGATTTTATATATTGTGGAAAATGGCAGTACTGTAAAGGATATAAAGGATTTAAAAGATAAAACTATTTATTCCAGTGGAAAAGGTTCCGTCCCTGAATTTGCATTGAACTATATATTGAAAGAGAATGGATTAACTGCAGGAAAGGATGTAATAGTGGATTACAAGATGAATCACAGTGATCTGGCTGCTGCAGTGGCATCTAAAAAGGTTAACCTGGCAGTACTGCCAGAGCCTTTTGTAACCACCGCTAAAATGAAAGACAATGAACTTCAAGTACCTATAGATTTGACAAAAGAATGGGACAAGGTATCCCAGGGAAAAGGCAAGCTTATAATGGGAACTTTGATATTTAGAAAATCTTTTATAGATAGTAGATCAAATGATGTGGATGCTTTTTTAAAGGAATATAAGGAATCTGTTGATTTTGTAAATAATAATAAAGTAGAAGCATCAAAGCTTATAGAAAAATATGGTGTAATTCCAAAGGCCAAGGTAGCAGAAGAGGCAATTCCAAAATGTAATATAGTATTTATTAGTGCTAAAGAAGGTAAGGATGATCTTCAAAAATTTTATGAAGTGTTAAATGAAAATGATCCAAAGTCCATTGGAGGAACAATTCCAGATGAAAACTTCTATTACAGCGGAAACAAAAATAATTAA
- a CDS encoding ATP-binding cassette domain-containing protein, which produces MGKGDRNMVVEHEHNYEVIIKNLNKSYDGVSIFSDLSINFIKGKITAILGPSGCGKTTLLNIISGIETNYSGEVILKNDSISYVFQEDRLIPHLTVYENAAFVLKSTMNKMEVDISVNKFLDMVELLEYKDKLPGKLSGGMKRRVALARAVAYKSSLILMDEPFKGMDDRLKSSIIKKFLIHQRETGRTVILVTHDKIEAETMGDEVYFL; this is translated from the coding sequence ATGGGTAAAGGTGACAGAAATATGGTAGTGGAGCATGAACACAATTATGAGGTAATAATTAAAAATTTGAATAAATCCTATGATGGAGTTTCTATTTTTTCTGATTTAAGTATAAACTTTATAAAAGGCAAAATTACAGCTATTCTGGGACCATCAGGCTGTGGAAAAACTACTCTCTTAAATATTATAAGCGGCATTGAAACAAATTACAGCGGGGAAGTTATATTGAAAAATGACAGCATATCCTACGTGTTTCAGGAAGACAGACTTATTCCCCATCTCACAGTGTATGAAAATGCTGCATTCGTACTAAAATCCACTATGAATAAAATGGAAGTTGACATATCTGTAAATAAATTTTTAGATATGGTGGAACTATTGGAGTATAAAGATAAGCTTCCAGGTAAACTAAGTGGAGGAATGAAGAGAAGAGTTGCACTGGCAAGGGCTGTTGCTTATAAAAGCAGCTTGATTTTAATGGATGAGCCTTTTAAGGGCATGGATGACAGATTGAAAAGCAGCATAATAAAAAAATTTTTAATTCACCAGAGGGAAACAGGTAGAACTGTTATATTGGTAACCCATGACAAGATTGAGGCTGAAACTATGGGTGATGAGGTTTATTTTCTGTAA